In Thermoleophilaceae bacterium, one DNA window encodes the following:
- a CDS encoding glucose-6-phosphate dehydrogenase, with protein MIDRLVVFGGTGDLMGRYLLPALAALRAGGHLSDGFQLVGASREGMDDERYRSWASDWLARQAPEIDSAAKETLVKSASYRQLDLTDPANVAACLAGEGPVAAYLALPPAVFPMAVSALKQAGLPLESQVVLEKPFGEDLESAQALNRLLAELVDERHVFRVDHFLAMTTVQNVLGTRLANRVLEPLWNSAHIEEVEIIWEETLALEGRAGYYDGVGALKDMVQNHLFQLLCLVAMEPPISLGERDLRDRKVDVLRSVRPLEEADVATHTRRARYRAGRIRDRDVPAYVDEDGVTPSRGTETFAEVVLELDSWRWSGTRFRIRTGKAMGENRMEVVVNFRPAPALPFAGSVPNRLRFGLLPEGLNFELTGIGPSGELSLVPLTLSAEMEPPELPAYGRILLDVLHGNSALSIRADEAEHAWEILTPVLEGWSRNVAPLEEYDAGSDGPASTLERRR; from the coding sequence GTGATCGATCGACTCGTCGTATTCGGCGGGACCGGCGACCTGATGGGCCGCTACCTGCTTCCGGCACTCGCCGCCCTGAGAGCGGGCGGGCATCTCTCCGACGGGTTCCAGCTCGTGGGCGCGAGCCGGGAGGGGATGGACGACGAGCGGTACCGAAGCTGGGCGTCAGACTGGCTGGCACGCCAGGCTCCCGAGATCGACTCCGCCGCGAAGGAGACGCTTGTGAAGTCGGCGAGCTACAGGCAGCTCGACCTGACCGACCCCGCCAATGTGGCGGCGTGCCTGGCAGGCGAGGGACCGGTGGCCGCGTACCTCGCGCTGCCGCCGGCCGTGTTCCCCATGGCGGTGTCGGCGCTCAAGCAGGCTGGACTTCCCCTCGAGAGTCAGGTGGTGCTCGAGAAGCCCTTCGGCGAGGACCTCGAAAGCGCGCAGGCGCTCAACCGCCTGCTCGCCGAGCTGGTGGACGAGCGCCACGTGTTCCGCGTGGACCACTTCCTCGCCATGACCACCGTGCAGAACGTGCTCGGAACCCGCCTCGCCAACCGGGTGCTCGAGCCGCTCTGGAACAGCGCGCACATCGAAGAGGTCGAGATCATCTGGGAGGAGACGCTGGCGCTCGAGGGAAGGGCGGGCTACTACGACGGGGTGGGGGCGCTGAAGGACATGGTCCAGAACCATCTCTTCCAGCTCCTCTGCCTGGTGGCGATGGAGCCGCCGATAAGCCTCGGGGAACGAGATCTGCGCGACCGCAAGGTCGACGTGCTGCGCTCAGTCCGCCCGCTCGAGGAAGCCGATGTGGCCACCCACACTCGCCGCGCTCGGTACCGGGCAGGACGAATACGTGACAGAGATGTGCCCGCCTACGTCGACGAAGACGGGGTGACGCCCAGTCGCGGCACCGAGACCTTCGCCGAGGTGGTGCTCGAGCTCGACAGCTGGCGCTGGTCGGGCACCCGCTTCCGCATACGCACCGGCAAGGCGATGGGAGAGAACCGCATGGAGGTGGTCGTGAACTTCCGGCCTGCGCCGGCGCTTCCCTTTGCGGGCTCGGTACCCAACCGGCTGCGCTTCGGGCTGCTGCCGGAAGGCCTCAACTTCGAGCTCACCGGAATCGGGCCGAGCGGGGAACTGAGCCTCGTGCCGCTGACGCTCAGCGCGGAGATGGAACCGCCCGAGCTGCCCGCATACGGGCGGATCCTGCTCGACGTGCTGCACGGCAACAGCGCCCTGTCGATTC